The Bacteroidales bacterium genome contains a region encoding:
- a CDS encoding M48 family metallopeptidase, with protein MKSAIQFGSKQIDFHLEYSNRKTLGITVKPDLSVLVKAPGDTTLEKVEEKLRKKASWIIRQQSFFLTFHPKTPAKKFVGGETHLYLGRQYRLSIVQKKLESVKLKGKFIEVATLDKLRVRQLVNGWYLGNAKIKFRSIAQPIIDRFKIYEVEPSSIVLRDMPTRWGSCTPKGKIILNPELIKAPKGCIEYVIIHELCHLVHHDHTQRFIDLQTKEMKDWEKWKMKLEKLLA; from the coding sequence ATGAAATCTGCAATTCAATTCGGTTCAAAGCAAATAGATTTTCATCTGGAATATTCCAATAGAAAAACCTTAGGGATAACTGTAAAACCGGATCTGTCAGTTTTAGTAAAAGCCCCTGGTGATACAACGCTGGAAAAAGTCGAAGAGAAACTTAGAAAGAAAGCATCTTGGATAATCAGGCAACAAAGTTTCTTCCTTACTTTCCATCCAAAGACACCTGCAAAAAAATTTGTAGGAGGCGAAACGCATTTATATCTCGGCAGACAATACCGTTTGAGTATCGTGCAAAAAAAACTGGAATCAGTAAAGTTGAAAGGAAAGTTTATTGAAGTGGCAACATTAGATAAACTACGAGTCAGGCAGTTGGTAAATGGTTGGTATTTAGGAAATGCGAAGATCAAGTTTCGATCAATAGCCCAACCAATTATAGACAGATTCAAAATATATGAGGTTGAACCGTCATCAATTGTATTAAGAGATATGCCAACCCGTTGGGGAAGCTGTACACCAAAAGGTAAAATCATTCTGAACCCAGAATTGATCAAGGCACCTAAAGGTTGTATTGAATATGTTATTATTCATGAACTTTGCCATCTGGTTCATCACGATCATACTCAAAGATTTATTGACTTACAAACGAAAGAAATGAAGGACTGGGAAAAATGGAAAATGAAATTGGAGAAACTGCTCGCTTAA